Proteins from a genomic interval of Candidatus Lernaella stagnicola:
- a CDS encoding glycosyltransferase, with product MNRILAVGPDGTRRRLRQRQFARAEHRGWRRVDDEPLKGGEPGRPIVTHVIPWDLTTGGIQRMVSQWCQHTGLEWDVHVVSPGIRGAYEFPNATVHPGLSDDACRSFLDETAPDLLVHHGPSVIYGRFTDCPVVWVVHNELVFADAKPTWCRPRAILSNYPPDNLGPNWQAAEITAIPLGVDLSVFRPRRLIAGIAGRVSPEKIPPAFIDALLAWGNPDRRWTVRFVGMGLANSYQSVLEKRVSDVDWIEFAGDVPPSDMPEHYQAMDVLMVPSIRESGSYVIVEALACGVPVVARRVGGVPFNTNGAAPLVDEDQGFIKYLNDTGCEHGSRVTAAREIVEAETRHDIGEHVRHHDAEYRRALSWPDFDVLMPVRDTPANWLRAAFFSVYEQSHRPRMIVLVDDGSTDPETIQTLDGLVRRPHVTLLRFAKNRGIAEALNEGLRHCASDFVARMDADDLSMPQRFAKQARHLARHSDVDVLGGQIEWFDRSGQTHHPAIVTANQAARSNWFLNHPTVVFRRSCVLDVGGYPDEPVAQDFALWLKLLKRGAVIHNLPEPLVRYRVHDGQLTARGEHASAVNKIRRERHG from the coding sequence ATGAATAGGATACTTGCCGTTGGGCCGGACGGGACGCGTCGACGCCTGCGCCAACGACAGTTTGCGCGAGCCGAACACCGCGGCTGGCGACGAGTCGACGATGAGCCGCTGAAAGGCGGCGAACCAGGCAGACCGATCGTTACGCACGTAATCCCGTGGGACCTCACGACGGGCGGCATACAGCGGATGGTCAGTCAGTGGTGTCAACACACGGGTCTTGAGTGGGACGTTCATGTTGTCAGCCCGGGAATAAGGGGGGCCTACGAGTTTCCGAACGCGACGGTCCATCCGGGCCTATCGGATGACGCATGCCGGTCGTTTCTCGACGAGACGGCGCCGGACTTGTTGGTGCACCACGGGCCGTCGGTGATCTATGGACGATTTACGGATTGTCCGGTCGTGTGGGTCGTCCATAACGAACTGGTTTTCGCCGATGCGAAGCCCACGTGGTGCCGGCCACGCGCGATTTTGTCGAACTATCCACCGGACAACCTGGGACCGAACTGGCAGGCGGCGGAAATCACGGCGATTCCGCTTGGCGTCGATCTGTCGGTTTTTCGTCCCCGTCGTTTGATTGCCGGGATCGCGGGACGCGTCTCGCCGGAAAAGATACCGCCGGCGTTTATCGACGCGCTTTTGGCGTGGGGCAATCCGGATAGGCGGTGGACGGTTCGTTTTGTCGGCATGGGCTTGGCGAACAGCTACCAGAGCGTACTCGAAAAGCGAGTCAGCGATGTCGATTGGATTGAATTCGCCGGTGACGTGCCGCCGTCCGATATGCCCGAACACTATCAGGCGATGGACGTGCTCATGGTGCCGTCAATTCGTGAAAGCGGCAGCTATGTGATCGTCGAGGCGCTTGCGTGCGGCGTGCCGGTCGTAGCGCGTCGCGTGGGCGGCGTGCCCTTCAATACCAATGGCGCCGCTCCCCTCGTTGATGAGGACCAAGGGTTCATCAAGTACTTAAACGACACCGGGTGCGAACACGGATCGCGGGTCACGGCGGCGCGAGAAATTGTAGAGGCTGAGACGCGGCACGACATCGGCGAACACGTTCGTCACCACGACGCGGAATACCGGCGGGCATTGAGTTGGCCGGACTTCGACGTCTTGATGCCCGTTCGCGATACGCCGGCAAACTGGTTGCGCGCGGCTTTCTTTTCTGTGTACGAGCAATCGCATCGGCCGCGGATGATCGTCCTGGTGGATGACGGAAGCACGGATCCGGAAACGATCCAGACCTTGGACGGTTTGGTGCGACGGCCACACGTAACGTTGCTTCGATTCGCTAAGAATCGAGGTATTGCCGAAGCCCTGAACGAAGGATTGCGGCATTGCGCATCGGATTTCGTGGCGCGTATGGACGCCGACGATCTATCGATGCCCCAGCGATTCGCGAAACAGGCTCGTCATTTGGCGCGTCACTCCGATGTGGATGTGTTGGGCGGGCAGATCGAGTGGTTCGACAGGTCGGGGCAGACACACCATCCGGCGATTGTGACGGCAAACCAAGCCGCGCGATCCAATTGGTTTCTAAATCACCCCACGGTTGTGTTTCGCCGTTCGTGCGTGCTCGACGTCGGAGGTTATCCGGATGAGCCCGTCGCGCAGGATTTTGCGCTGTGGCTCAAGCTGCTGAAGCGAGGCGCGGTGATCCACAACCTACCGGAACCGTTGGTGCGTTATCGCGTTCACGACGGCCAACTGACGGCACGAGGCGAACACGCATCCGCCGTCAACAAAATCAGAAGAGAGCGACATGGATAG
- a CDS encoding phage capsid protein: MASGTLTTTTHEEFVPEIWSAQTIDAYEKNLVIAGLLENWNPLFAGGGDTALIPVFKNLQRTDVQDIPETKQALFDPQLTDAASVELAIDRKKYASVEISDPLLVFANQDLIGKYTAKLGYALAEYVDYDMAQIYSSSAHSAVDLTGLDAKSDADIIDALNTAVRYFDDQDLPQEGRAFVLNPKLYAAIRATDQFSSADFTGSQAMTTGVLGSIFGVPVYMSTSLRTTSVSGSDVTHCLLLHREAVAWADPQPITTKLAGSDGRFVHAQVTATIYYGWISAPHDGTNNYGVVDIQVS; this comes from the coding sequence ATGGCCTCGGGCACTTTGACTACGACAACGCACGAAGAATTCGTTCCGGAAATCTGGTCGGCGCAAACGATTGACGCGTACGAAAAGAACTTGGTGATTGCCGGTCTGCTTGAGAACTGGAATCCGTTGTTCGCCGGGGGCGGCGATACGGCGTTGATTCCGGTGTTCAAGAACCTTCAGCGAACCGACGTGCAGGACATTCCGGAAACCAAACAGGCATTGTTCGATCCGCAGCTTACCGACGCAGCGAGCGTGGAGTTGGCCATTGATCGGAAGAAGTACGCAAGCGTGGAGATTTCCGATCCGCTGTTGGTTTTTGCGAATCAGGATCTGATCGGCAAATACACGGCGAAGCTCGGATACGCGCTGGCGGAGTACGTGGACTACGACATGGCGCAAATCTACTCCAGTTCGGCCCATTCGGCGGTGGATTTGACGGGTTTGGACGCCAAGTCCGACGCCGACATCATCGACGCGCTCAATACGGCGGTGCGGTATTTCGACGACCAGGATCTGCCGCAGGAGGGCAGGGCGTTCGTGCTCAATCCGAAATTGTATGCGGCGATTCGAGCGACCGACCAGTTCAGTTCGGCTGACTTCACGGGCAGCCAGGCGATGACGACCGGCGTGTTGGGCAGCATTTTCGGCGTGCCGGTGTATATGTCGACGAGTCTGCGCACGACGAGCGTCAGCGGCAGCGACGTGACGCATTGTCTGTTGCTGCATCGCGAAGCGGTCGCCTGGGCGGACCCGCAGCCGATCACGACGAAATTGGCGGGTTCGGACGGTCGTTTCGTGCATGCGCAGGTTACGGCGACGATCTACTACGGCTGGATCTCGGCTCCTCACGACGGCACGAACAACTACGGCGTCGTCGATATCCAAGTCTCCTAA
- a CDS encoding terminase family protein encodes MRAGKTHAAAREFLRRIYRDRVVKRGALHYWAAAPTYSIGKVQQRELFTALGGMSGVLLESYRRADRELRLRGGITVDFKTTERPETLVAEGLDGLWVDEAARVKAEAWLGGLRMRLTDRAGWAIFSTTPLGRNWFYRHLVEPALAGDADYSFHTWPTVANAAIQGMAEEVKKAKQRLPEPYFRREYEASFDAFVGQIYNDFSLRLHAVEDDLGPVVETRYGVDWGFRHPGVILVMQRCCGDERWCVAAEEVHRGVLVAGAGSRTWVSIAKRLVEQYGQGIFYCDPSAPGSIQAFRQAGLAARAANNDVLAGIQRVAGLLAPRDGHVGLVIHRRCTETIREMTSYRWDEHGTGEIPRKEDDHTCDALRYALHTTRHQPAFW; translated from the coding sequence GTGCGTGCGGGAAAGACGCACGCGGCGGCGCGGGAGTTTCTACGCCGAATATATCGGGACCGCGTTGTGAAGAGGGGCGCTCTGCATTACTGGGCGGCTGCGCCTACCTACAGCATCGGAAAGGTGCAACAGCGGGAGTTGTTTACAGCGTTAGGCGGTATGAGCGGCGTTTTGCTTGAGAGTTATCGCAGGGCGGATCGCGAATTGCGGCTGCGCGGTGGCATCACGGTGGATTTCAAGACAACCGAAAGGCCTGAAACCCTCGTGGCGGAGGGGCTGGACGGACTGTGGGTGGACGAGGCGGCGCGGGTGAAGGCGGAGGCGTGGTTGGGTGGGCTGCGGATGCGGCTGACGGATCGCGCCGGTTGGGCGATCTTTTCAACGACGCCGCTTGGGCGAAATTGGTTTTATCGGCATTTGGTCGAGCCCGCGTTGGCGGGTGACGCGGATTATTCTTTCCACACTTGGCCGACCGTGGCCAATGCGGCGATTCAGGGTATGGCTGAAGAGGTGAAGAAAGCGAAACAGCGCTTACCGGAGCCATATTTTCGCCGGGAGTACGAAGCCAGCTTCGACGCATTTGTCGGGCAGATATACAATGATTTTTCGCTTCGCCTTCACGCGGTGGAAGACGATCTAGGGCCGGTGGTGGAAACACGATACGGGGTCGACTGGGGATTTCGTCATCCCGGCGTGATTCTGGTCATGCAACGCTGTTGCGGGGATGAGCGCTGGTGCGTGGCGGCCGAGGAAGTGCATCGCGGCGTGCTCGTTGCCGGGGCCGGCTCGCGCACGTGGGTAAGCATTGCGAAGCGATTGGTTGAACAATACGGGCAAGGGATTTTCTATTGCGACCCAAGTGCGCCGGGAAGCATTCAAGCATTTCGACAAGCGGGTCTGGCGGCGCGTGCGGCGAACAATGATGTGTTGGCGGGAATTCAACGGGTAGCGGGTCTACTGGCTCCGCGCGACGGGCACGTGGGTTTGGTCATCCATCGGCGTTGCACGGAAACGATTCGTGAAATGACCAGCTATCGCTGGGATGAACACGGAACGGGCGAGATACCCAGAAAAGAAGACGATCACACCTGCGACGCGCTTCGTTACGCGTTGCACACGACCCGGCACCAGCCGGCGTTTTGGTAG
- a CDS encoding S24 family peptidase yields MRAVPILSDPAAAGDPRNINDNDIEDFAVIYDHWHGREQRALRIKGESMSPLLHDGDIVGIDISLSNDPRELNGRIVSARCADGVVIKRLTLSGSHVVLLSENPDFPPLVFDVQHDAIIGPVIWAWHKF; encoded by the coding sequence TTGCGCGCTGTTCCAATTCTCAGTGACCCCGCCGCCGCGGGCGATCCACGCAACATAAATGATAACGACATCGAAGATTTCGCCGTGATTTACGACCATTGGCACGGCCGCGAACAACGTGCCTTACGCATCAAAGGCGAATCGATGTCGCCCCTACTTCACGACGGCGACATTGTCGGAATCGATATTTCGCTTTCCAACGATCCGCGAGAACTTAACGGCCGCATAGTCTCCGCCCGCTGTGCCGACGGCGTCGTGATCAAGCGACTTACTCTCTCCGGCAGCCATGTCGTATTACTTTCCGAGAATCCGGATTTCCCGCCGCTGGTCTTCGACGTCCAACATGACGCCATTATCGGACCCGTCATATGGGCTTGGCACAAATTTTAA
- a CDS encoding alpha-amylase family glycosyl hydrolase, with the protein MTKHWKSNAIVFEVNARVWLAELAAGAGRRISLAEIPEEELDRVANLGVDFLWLMGVWQTGSVGKRIAAEHPDLQTEYRQALPDFTPADVIGSPFAVQAYEVAAELGGREALKVLRERLLARDIGLILDFVPNHTARDHRWVLEYPEYYMRAAAEIPGETFAIQYRGEAVHVFFGRDPYFPPWTDTAQLDLRHPGLRAAMVETLRSISEISDGVRCDMAMLALSDVMERTWSSRLGAAWHDAPVKEYWDEVIREVREDCEEFFFLAEAYWGMEHRLQELGFAATYDKEFYDRIIHGDSDRIVQHLWADISYQNKSLRFLENHDEKRVAGIFDSSKHQAAAVIALTIPGSVLLHEGQMEGAQVRLPVQLRRRPQEILDEELKEFYSRFLTWLTDTGLRGGEWAQCRREPAWAGDEGFLHIVAHEWKVNARRFLVVVNFSDAERHARVIWNLCNGDKVKIMDRADANEYERSPREMAEEGLYVILRPWGYHLLEAGAGGD; encoded by the coding sequence ATGACGAAACACTGGAAATCAAATGCCATCGTGTTTGAAGTCAACGCCCGCGTGTGGCTTGCCGAACTTGCGGCGGGAGCCGGTCGGAGAATCTCGCTAGCTGAAATCCCGGAAGAAGAATTGGATCGCGTCGCCAATCTCGGCGTCGATTTCCTTTGGCTGATGGGTGTTTGGCAGACAGGTTCGGTAGGGAAGCGTATTGCCGCGGAGCATCCGGACCTCCAAACCGAGTATCGCCAGGCACTGCCCGATTTTACGCCGGCGGATGTGATCGGCTCACCGTTCGCCGTGCAAGCGTATGAAGTGGCCGCGGAACTTGGCGGTAGAGAAGCGCTCAAGGTCTTGCGAGAGCGGCTTCTGGCCCGCGACATCGGGTTGATACTCGATTTTGTGCCGAATCACACGGCGCGCGATCATCGGTGGGTATTGGAATACCCCGAATACTACATGAGGGCGGCGGCCGAGATCCCGGGAGAAACCTTCGCGATTCAATACCGCGGTGAGGCGGTACACGTGTTTTTCGGACGCGACCCGTATTTCCCCCCGTGGACCGATACCGCCCAGTTGGATTTGCGGCACCCGGGACTCCGAGCGGCGATGGTGGAAACGTTGCGAAGTATTTCCGAGATCAGCGACGGCGTTCGTTGCGATATGGCGATGCTGGCATTGAGCGACGTCATGGAGAGGACGTGGAGTAGCAGGTTAGGTGCGGCTTGGCACGATGCGCCGGTCAAAGAATATTGGGATGAAGTAATCCGGGAAGTACGTGAGGATTGCGAGGAGTTCTTTTTTCTCGCAGAAGCGTACTGGGGTATGGAGCACCGACTTCAGGAACTCGGCTTTGCGGCGACGTATGACAAGGAATTCTATGATCGAATCATTCACGGCGACTCCGACCGCATAGTGCAGCATTTATGGGCAGATATATCATATCAAAATAAATCACTTCGCTTTTTGGAAAACCATGACGAAAAACGAGTCGCCGGTATTTTCGACTCGTCGAAGCACCAAGCCGCGGCCGTGATCGCTCTAACAATTCCCGGCAGCGTGTTGTTACATGAGGGGCAAATGGAGGGGGCGCAAGTACGTTTGCCGGTGCAACTGCGAAGGCGTCCGCAGGAAATTCTTGATGAGGAGTTGAAAGAATTCTATTCGCGTTTTTTGACTTGGTTGACCGACACGGGATTGCGAGGAGGGGAATGGGCGCAATGTCGTCGTGAACCGGCTTGGGCGGGCGACGAGGGGTTTTTGCATATTGTTGCCCATGAGTGGAAAGTGAACGCGAGGCGGTTTCTGGTAGTTGTCAACTTCTCGGACGCGGAACGCCACGCGCGTGTGATATGGAATCTCTGTAATGGTGATAAAGTAAAAATCATGGACCGGGCCGATGCCAACGAGTACGAGCGTTCGCCCCGCGAGATGGCAGAGGAAGGACTTTATGTCATATTACGACCGTGGGGATATCACTTGCTTGAAGCGGGAGCAGGCGGCGATTAA
- a CDS encoding DUF6263 family protein has product MKKWFVVVAFVVVWVAGCASVGMRSDGTIQPRLDLKEGQAFHGSVTQVQNITMTMMGMTIEQSRTSEFLVTLRVKSVAGGEAEVEYTFDDASMSSTTRMPEMDNNVQDNAADKIFEALKGFTFTVVLRSNGEVVRVEGGDRMVDVLVDAIPGQDPASRAMLAKEMRKVMSDETLRDMMLPSMSVYPDQAVRVGESWAKTFDVKAGFPHRANHTITLSQVEKNMAKLNGRSEIVPLEGGSTMEFLGMKLTMEMKGLETYEASMDLRTGMVMHLEGTGEMDGRMMINFDNMDEKTKAQMGGAQDPWAALLAGGMPLHVKIHQVFTLKKGERKSQ; this is encoded by the coding sequence ATGAAGAAATGGTTTGTCGTCGTTGCCTTTGTTGTCGTGTGGGTTGCCGGTTGCGCGTCGGTGGGCATGAGAAGCGATGGAACAATTCAGCCGCGCTTGGACTTGAAAGAAGGCCAGGCTTTTCACGGAAGCGTTACGCAGGTGCAGAACATCACGATGACGATGATGGGCATGACGATCGAGCAAAGCCGAACGAGTGAGTTTCTAGTCACGTTGCGAGTCAAATCGGTGGCGGGCGGGGAGGCAGAGGTGGAGTACACGTTCGACGATGCGTCGATGAGCTCGACGACGAGAATGCCCGAGATGGACAACAACGTGCAGGATAACGCGGCGGACAAAATATTCGAAGCGCTGAAAGGATTTACCTTTACGGTCGTCTTGCGCTCAAACGGCGAAGTCGTGCGCGTGGAAGGTGGGGACCGCATGGTCGACGTGCTGGTGGACGCGATTCCCGGTCAAGATCCTGCCTCGCGAGCGATGCTTGCAAAGGAAATGCGGAAGGTGATGTCGGATGAAACGTTGCGCGACATGATGTTGCCGTCGATGTCGGTGTATCCGGATCAAGCCGTTCGCGTTGGTGAATCCTGGGCCAAGACGTTTGACGTGAAGGCCGGTTTCCCGCATCGGGCGAACCACACGATTACGCTGAGCCAGGTCGAGAAGAACATGGCAAAGTTGAACGGCCGGAGTGAAATTGTCCCGTTGGAAGGCGGGTCTACGATGGAATTCCTGGGAATGAAGTTGACCATGGAAATGAAGGGGTTGGAGACCTACGAAGCGTCGATGGATTTGCGAACCGGCATGGTGATGCACCTGGAGGGCACTGGAGAGATGGACGGGCGCATGATGATCAACTTCGACAACATGGACGAGAAAACGAAAGCGCAAATGGGTGGAGCACAGGACCCGTGGGCGGCGCTACTTGCGGGCGGAATGCCGCTGCACGTGAAGATTCATCAGGTTTTCACCTTAAAAAAGGGCGAGCGGAAAAGCCAATAG
- a CDS encoding L-2-amino-thiazoline-4-carboxylic acid hydrolase, with protein MSFWKDQLRFELRNTPRSLRLLARRLGLVQTLAVTAELAAHQAIGRPWRGYPPPTSKKEKASRKQAGPAILLYQILKRRFGDYEALDITGEIVTAGAVEFLSIVVPVVRPEDYENVPQAEQLRRLTEVADRFPNGDIAPPHIEADLSFGYDVVRCHFPELFKMLGVPELAPLFCRGDKIFFDRHQPYLEMRRTTTIAEGGEVCDFRFFWK; from the coding sequence ATGTCGTTCTGGAAAGACCAACTCCGTTTCGAACTAAGAAACACACCGCGAAGCCTACGCTTGCTGGCTCGCAGACTCGGCCTCGTCCAGACGCTCGCCGTCACCGCCGAACTCGCGGCTCATCAAGCGATCGGCCGGCCGTGGCGCGGTTATCCACCACCAACAAGCAAGAAGGAAAAAGCCAGCCGCAAGCAAGCGGGACCCGCCATCCTTCTTTATCAAATCCTCAAACGGCGCTTCGGCGACTATGAGGCTCTCGACATAACCGGCGAAATCGTCACGGCGGGCGCTGTCGAGTTTCTATCCATCGTAGTTCCCGTCGTGCGACCGGAAGACTACGAAAACGTCCCCCAAGCCGAGCAGCTTCGACGACTCACCGAAGTCGCCGACCGCTTCCCCAACGGTGACATTGCGCCGCCCCATATCGAGGCGGACCTTTCCTTTGGATACGACGTCGTTCGTTGCCACTTTCCCGAGTTATTCAAAATGCTCGGCGTGCCGGAACTCGCGCCCTTGTTTTGCCGGGGCGACAAAATCTTCTTCGACCGCCATCAACCGTACCTGGAGATGCGGCGGACCACGACCATCGCCGAAGGCGGCGAGGTATGCGATTTTCGGTTTTTCTGGAAATAA
- a CDS encoding RtcB family protein, translating to MTRWRRIDPFRLELPREGGMRVPGRIYADAVLEAILEKDNAATQVRNVAHLPGIVSASLAMPDIHWGYGFPIGGVAAFDYDEGVVSPGGVGYDINCGVRLAASALDVQDLEGRDIERIADSLFATIPAGLGRGGEVRLTTANLRRVLAEGAAWAAREGYGDAGDLERLESEGCLPGANPDEVSDTALKRGKGQLGTLGSGNHFCEVGVVDEVFDRQAADAFGLRRGQLTFMVHSGSRGLGHQVCDDFLSVMARYVQKNKLELPDRQLACAHVTSAAGQRYLGAMAAAANFAFANRHVLMALVERALLAALAVAPREVQMRTIYDVAHNIAKIEKHEVDGKQRRLVVHRKGATRAYPAGHRDVPSRYRSVGQPVLVPGDMGRESWVLVGEPAAMAETFGSACHGAGRLLSRTAATKQAKNRLIDEELAADGIIVRAQKRKTLAEEMPAAYKDVASVVDVVEGAGLARKVARLKPLVVIKG from the coding sequence ATGACGCGTTGGAGGCGAATCGACCCCTTCCGGCTCGAATTGCCGCGGGAAGGCGGCATGCGGGTGCCGGGGCGGATTTACGCCGACGCGGTTCTTGAAGCCATACTCGAGAAGGATAATGCCGCCACGCAAGTGCGCAACGTGGCTCATTTGCCGGGCATCGTGAGCGCCAGTTTGGCGATGCCGGATATTCATTGGGGGTACGGTTTTCCGATCGGCGGCGTGGCGGCTTTCGACTATGACGAAGGCGTCGTCTCGCCGGGCGGCGTGGGCTACGACATCAACTGCGGGGTGCGTTTGGCGGCGAGTGCGTTGGACGTTCAGGATCTGGAAGGACGGGACATCGAGCGTATCGCCGATTCACTGTTTGCCACGATTCCCGCCGGGTTGGGGCGTGGCGGAGAAGTTCGCTTGACGACGGCGAATCTGCGACGTGTCTTGGCGGAGGGCGCTGCCTGGGCGGCGCGCGAGGGATACGGTGATGCCGGCGATCTGGAACGGCTGGAAAGCGAAGGTTGTCTGCCGGGCGCTAATCCGGACGAGGTGAGCGATACGGCGCTCAAACGCGGCAAAGGACAGCTTGGCACGTTGGGAAGCGGCAACCATTTCTGCGAGGTCGGCGTGGTGGACGAAGTGTTTGACCGCCAAGCGGCCGACGCGTTCGGGCTTCGGCGCGGACAGTTGACGTTCATGGTACACAGCGGCAGTCGCGGGCTGGGCCACCAAGTGTGCGATGATTTTCTGTCGGTGATGGCGCGTTACGTCCAGAAAAACAAGTTAGAGTTGCCGGATCGCCAACTGGCGTGCGCGCATGTAACGAGCGCGGCGGGACAGCGCTATCTCGGGGCGATGGCGGCTGCCGCGAATTTCGCATTCGCCAACCGCCACGTGTTGATGGCGTTGGTCGAGCGGGCGTTGTTGGCGGCCCTGGCTGTGGCGCCGCGGGAAGTGCAGATGCGAACGATATACGACGTGGCGCACAATATCGCGAAAATTGAGAAACATGAGGTTGACGGAAAACAGCGTCGACTTGTCGTTCACCGGAAGGGAGCCACGCGGGCGTATCCGGCGGGCCATCGTGACGTACCGTCGCGCTATCGCTCGGTCGGACAACCCGTGTTGGTGCCCGGCGACATGGGCCGGGAGAGTTGGGTTCTTGTGGGAGAACCGGCAGCGATGGCGGAGACTTTCGGTAGCGCGTGCCACGGTGCGGGTCGGCTGTTGTCGCGCACGGCGGCCACGAAGCAGGCCAAGAACCGGCTGATCGATGAGGAATTGGCGGCCGACGGTATCATCGTGCGGGCGCAGAAACGAAAAACGTTGGCCGAAGAGATGCCGGCGGCATACAAGGATGTGGCAAGCGTCGTGGACGTAGTCGAGGGGGCGGGATTGGCTCGAAAAGTGGCTAGATTAAAACCTCTGGTGGTGATCAAAGGATGA
- a CDS encoding thioesterase family protein, with translation MAVLKAPYRVIFGDTDALGVVYHANYLRMMDMARAEWFREFSIPPLAMFREEEHLIVVVEMHFEHKRPATFDELLSVECWLSRSWVRSASIRFEYQIRHESGELCVRGYTRHAFTRRDGSVKRPPKEFLESLRAVAEDRTYGEEAK, from the coding sequence ATGGCGGTTCTCAAAGCTCCGTATCGTGTCATTTTCGGCGACACCGACGCCTTGGGTGTCGTTTATCACGCGAATTACCTGCGCATGATGGACATGGCGCGCGCGGAGTGGTTCCGGGAGTTTTCGATTCCGCCGCTGGCGATGTTTCGAGAGGAAGAGCATCTGATCGTGGTCGTGGAGATGCATTTTGAGCACAAACGACCGGCGACCTTCGATGAATTGCTGAGCGTGGAATGCTGGTTGAGTCGCAGTTGGGTGCGATCGGCCTCGATTCGCTTCGAGTATCAGATCCGGCACGAATCGGGGGAATTGTGTGTTCGCGGCTATACGCGGCACGCTTTCACGCGGCGGGACGGCTCGGTCAAACGCCCGCCGAAGGAGTTTTTGGAGTCGCTGCGGGCGGTCGCGGAAGATCGCACATACGGGGAAGAGGCGAAGTAA
- a CDS encoding DivIVA domain-containing protein, which produces MRITPLDIKQQPFKRVRSRYDAGEVDSFLNMVALEMEGLLRNHETLKDELRRTKARLDELTENEKILKDAIISTQKSAETILENARQKREIIIAEAKLDAETLVRNAHEQVKKLTEDVTELRRQRARVEAELSAILHAHIKMLEATCEEADRHDEEADKVAILSKK; this is translated from the coding sequence ATGAGAATTACGCCACTGGACATCAAGCAGCAACCGTTCAAGAGAGTGCGTAGCCGCTATGATGCGGGCGAAGTCGATTCCTTCTTGAATATGGTCGCGCTTGAAATGGAAGGTTTGCTGCGCAATCACGAAACGCTGAAAGACGAATTGCGCCGCACAAAGGCTCGGCTCGACGAACTGACCGAAAACGAGAAAATCCTCAAAGATGCGATCATCTCAACCCAAAAGTCGGCGGAGACCATCCTCGAAAACGCGAGGCAGAAACGCGAAATCATCATCGCCGAGGCCAAGCTGGATGCCGAAACCCTCGTGCGCAACGCTCACGAACAGGTTAAAAAGCTGACCGAAGACGTCACCGAATTGCGGCGGCAACGCGCCCGCGTCGAGGCCGAGTTAAGCGCCATCCTCCACGCGCATATCAAAATGCTCGAGGCGACGTGCGAGGAGGCCGACCGGCACGACGAAGAGGCCGACAAAGTGGCCATCCTGTCAAAAAAATAA
- a CDS encoding DUF167 domain-containing protein, which produces MALTLKSSKEGVLLELRVSPKASADRLGPIHADRLKVAVTSPPDKGKANAHVVKLLAKKLGIAKHQVRVIAGHTDRSKTVVIEGLSAGQVRAKLGL; this is translated from the coding sequence GTGGCTCTCACGCTCAAAAGCAGCAAAGAAGGCGTCCTGCTCGAGCTACGGGTTTCTCCGAAAGCAAGCGCCGACCGCCTCGGACCGATTCATGCCGACCGGCTGAAAGTTGCCGTCACCTCCCCGCCCGACAAAGGCAAGGCCAACGCGCATGTCGTAAAACTCCTCGCCAAAAAGCTCGGCATCGCCAAACACCAAGTGCGGGTCATCGCCGGGCACACCGACCGCTCCAAAACCGTCGTGATCGAGGGCTTGTCCGCCGGGCAGGTGCGCGCCAAACTCGGCCTATGA